A genomic window from Salvia miltiorrhiza cultivar Shanhuang (shh) chromosome 5, IMPLAD_Smil_shh, whole genome shotgun sequence includes:
- the LOC130986681 gene encoding uncharacterized protein LOC130986681 isoform X1 yields MSSSPSLLTATQKYAAAALFALSLHQAQIHQSRPLGFPSHPDDDGDDGASAAGCPSEERISTSSSCESVADDPQLWAHDSSGLLRPVFKYLAIDSRAWDGLQETVAYASASHHVGAFIRLLSEESSDASQESAEKELALANAIKATTLSLENSHEDYESKQEKQREYEHACREKFKTSDKTTEPESEENAVLTSRLEETNATTAEEAHALSVSKSDGKPLEEITMLTYSRKVTVLYELLTACLASAPEDEKVTIRQRKGYDARHRVALRLLSAWFDLKWITVESIETIVACSAMALLKEKEIEDVSRSPESRWAKWKRGGIIGGAALAGGTLLAVTGGLAAPAIAAGFSALAPTLGTIIPFVGAGAAAFASAAGTVAGSVAVAASFGAAGAGLTGSKMARRIGDVDEFEFKAVGENHNQGRLAVQILISGFVFEEDDFERPWEGQCDNSESYVLQWESKHLIAVSTAIQDWLTSALAMEMMKHGAMLTVLSTLLTALAWPATLLYLTDIIDSKWTIALNRSDKAGKLLAEVLLKGLHGQRPVTLVGFSLGARVIFRCLQTLAESENSAGLVERVVLLGAPIGIKDMNWEATRKVVAGRYVNVYSTNDWMLGIAFRANLLTQGLAGIQPVDVPGIENIDVTELIEGHSSYLWRTHHIVKQLELDTYFPVFNRRIVKS; encoded by the exons ATGTCTTCATCACCGTCGCTGCTAACGGCGACGCAGAAATACGCCGCCGCAGCGCTGTTCGCGTTATCGCTGCACCAGGCGCAGATCCATCAGAGCCGTCCCTTGGGATTTCCCTCCCACCCAGACGACGATGGCGACGACGGAGCCTCCGCCGCCGGCTGCCCGTCCGAGGAACGCATCAGCACTAGCAGTAGTTGCGAATCCGTCGCCGATGACCCCCAGCTCTGGGCCCACGATTCATCCGGTCTTCTTCGTCCTGTCTTCAA GTATCTGGCAATTGATAGCAGAGCGTGGGATGGTCTGCAGGAAACTGTGGCATATGCAAGTGCCAGCCATCATGTTGGAGCT TTTATAAGGTTGCTATCCGAGGAAAGCAGCGATGCATCTCAAGAATCTGCTGAGAAGGAACTGGCTTTGGCAAATGCtataaaagctacgaccttgagTCTAGAAAATAGTCATGAAGATTACGAGTCCAAGCAGGAGAAGCAACGTGAATACGAGCATGCTTGTCGGGAGAAGTTCAAAACCTCTGACAAGACGACAGAGCCAGAATCCGAAGAGAATGCTGTGCTGACTAGTCGTCTGGAGGAAACAAATGCTACTACAGCTGAGGAAGCCCATGCACTGTCCGTCTCCAAATCTGATGGGAAACCATTGGAAGAGATAACAATGCTTACTTACTCAAGAAAAGTAACAGTTCTGTACGAGCTTCTTACTGCTTGTCTAGCCAGTGCACCTGAAGACGAAAAGGTAACCATTAGACAGAGAAAAGGTTATGATGCCAGACATCGTGTGGCTCTGAGGTTGCTATCTGCCTGGTTTGATCTGAAGTGGATAACAGTG GAGTCCATTGAAACTATTGTTGCTTGCTCAGCAATGGCTCTtctaaaagaaaaggaaatcgAAGATGTTTCTCGATCTCCAGAAAGCAGATGGGCTAAGTGGAAACGTGGAGGTATTATAGGTGGTGCTGCGTTAGCTGGAGGAACATTGTTGGCAGTTACTGGAG GTTTAGCTGCTCCAGCGATTGCTGCTGGATTCAGTGCCTTGGCGCCTACATTAGGGACTATAATCCCCTTTGTTGGAGCAGGTGCTGCAGCTTTTGCTAGTGCTGCTGGAACTGTTGCAGGTTCTGTTGCAGTGGCAGCTTCTTTTGGTG CTGCTGGAGCTGGACTCACAGGGAGCAAAATGGCTAGAAGGATTGGAGATGTTGATGAATTTGAGTTCAAAGCTGTAGGAGAAAACCATAACCAAGGG CGACTGGCAGTTCAGATCTTAATATCTGGATTTGTTTTTGAGGAGGATGACTTTGAGAGACCTTGGGAAGGACAATGTGACAACTCCGAAAG TTATGTATTGCAGTGGGAGTCAAAGCATCTGATTGCTGTAAGCACTGCTATTCAAGATTGGCTTACTTCAG CACTAGCCATGGAAATGATGAAACATGGTGCAATGTTGACGGTACTAAGCACTCTTTTGACAGCACTGGCTTGGCCAGCAACATTGCTGTATCTCACTGATATAATCGACAGCAAATGGACGATTGCCCTGAACAG GTCTGACAAGGCCGGAAAGCTACTCGCTGAAGTTCTACTGAAGGGGCTGCATGGTCAGAG GCCTGTGACACTTGTAGGTTTCTCACTTGGAGCAAGGGTGATTTTCAGGTGCCTCCAGACCCTGGCTGAAAGTGAAAATAGTG CTGGACTTGTGGAAAGAGTTGTTCTTCTTGGAGCTCCCATCGGAATTAAGGACATGAACTGGGAAGCCACACGAAAG GTAGTAGCTGGGAGATACGTGAACGTCTATTCTACGAATGATTGGATGCTTGGAATTGCGTTTCGTGCCAA TCTTCTCACCCAAGGATTAGCTGGAATTCAACCAGTTGATGTCCCGGGCATTGAAAAT ATTGATGTGACCGAGCTCATTGAGGGGCACTCATCGTACCTATGGAGAACCCACCATATTGTTAAACAACTCGAGCTCGACACTTACTTCCCTGTTTTCAACAGAAGAATCGTAAAATCATAG
- the LOC130986681 gene encoding uncharacterized protein LOC130986681 isoform X2 produces MSSSPSLLTATQKYAAAALFALSLHQAQIHQSRPLGFPSHPDDDGDDGASAAGCPSEERISTSSSCESVADDPQLWAHDSSGLLRPVFKYLAIDSRAWDGLQETVAYASASHHVGAFIRLLSEESSDASQESAEKELALANAIKATTLSLENSHEDYESKQEKQREYEHACREKFKTSDKTTEPESEENAVLTSRLEETNATTAEEAHALSVSKSDGKPLEEITMLTYSRKVTVLYELLTACLASAPEDEKVTIRQRKGYDARHRVALRLLSAWFDLKWITVESIETIVACSAMALLKEKEIEDVSRSPESRWAKWKRGGIIGGAALAGGTLLAVTGGLAAPAIAAGFSALAPTLGTIIPFVGAGAAAFASAAGTVAGSVAVAASFGAAGAGLTGSKMARRIGDVDEFEFKAVGENHNQGRLAVQILISGFVFEEDDFERPWEGQCDNSESYVLQWESKHLIAVSTAIQDWLTSALAMEMMKHGAMLTVLSTLLTALAWPATLLYLTDIIDSKWTIALNRSDKAGKLLAEVLLKGLHGQRFLTWSKGDFQVPPDPG; encoded by the exons ATGTCTTCATCACCGTCGCTGCTAACGGCGACGCAGAAATACGCCGCCGCAGCGCTGTTCGCGTTATCGCTGCACCAGGCGCAGATCCATCAGAGCCGTCCCTTGGGATTTCCCTCCCACCCAGACGACGATGGCGACGACGGAGCCTCCGCCGCCGGCTGCCCGTCCGAGGAACGCATCAGCACTAGCAGTAGTTGCGAATCCGTCGCCGATGACCCCCAGCTCTGGGCCCACGATTCATCCGGTCTTCTTCGTCCTGTCTTCAA GTATCTGGCAATTGATAGCAGAGCGTGGGATGGTCTGCAGGAAACTGTGGCATATGCAAGTGCCAGCCATCATGTTGGAGCT TTTATAAGGTTGCTATCCGAGGAAAGCAGCGATGCATCTCAAGAATCTGCTGAGAAGGAACTGGCTTTGGCAAATGCtataaaagctacgaccttgagTCTAGAAAATAGTCATGAAGATTACGAGTCCAAGCAGGAGAAGCAACGTGAATACGAGCATGCTTGTCGGGAGAAGTTCAAAACCTCTGACAAGACGACAGAGCCAGAATCCGAAGAGAATGCTGTGCTGACTAGTCGTCTGGAGGAAACAAATGCTACTACAGCTGAGGAAGCCCATGCACTGTCCGTCTCCAAATCTGATGGGAAACCATTGGAAGAGATAACAATGCTTACTTACTCAAGAAAAGTAACAGTTCTGTACGAGCTTCTTACTGCTTGTCTAGCCAGTGCACCTGAAGACGAAAAGGTAACCATTAGACAGAGAAAAGGTTATGATGCCAGACATCGTGTGGCTCTGAGGTTGCTATCTGCCTGGTTTGATCTGAAGTGGATAACAGTG GAGTCCATTGAAACTATTGTTGCTTGCTCAGCAATGGCTCTtctaaaagaaaaggaaatcgAAGATGTTTCTCGATCTCCAGAAAGCAGATGGGCTAAGTGGAAACGTGGAGGTATTATAGGTGGTGCTGCGTTAGCTGGAGGAACATTGTTGGCAGTTACTGGAG GTTTAGCTGCTCCAGCGATTGCTGCTGGATTCAGTGCCTTGGCGCCTACATTAGGGACTATAATCCCCTTTGTTGGAGCAGGTGCTGCAGCTTTTGCTAGTGCTGCTGGAACTGTTGCAGGTTCTGTTGCAGTGGCAGCTTCTTTTGGTG CTGCTGGAGCTGGACTCACAGGGAGCAAAATGGCTAGAAGGATTGGAGATGTTGATGAATTTGAGTTCAAAGCTGTAGGAGAAAACCATAACCAAGGG CGACTGGCAGTTCAGATCTTAATATCTGGATTTGTTTTTGAGGAGGATGACTTTGAGAGACCTTGGGAAGGACAATGTGACAACTCCGAAAG TTATGTATTGCAGTGGGAGTCAAAGCATCTGATTGCTGTAAGCACTGCTATTCAAGATTGGCTTACTTCAG CACTAGCCATGGAAATGATGAAACATGGTGCAATGTTGACGGTACTAAGCACTCTTTTGACAGCACTGGCTTGGCCAGCAACATTGCTGTATCTCACTGATATAATCGACAGCAAATGGACGATTGCCCTGAACAG GTCTGACAAGGCCGGAAAGCTACTCGCTGAAGTTCTACTGAAGGGGCTGCATGGTCAGAG GTTTCTCACTTGGAGCAAGGGTGATTTTCAGGTGCCTCCAGACCCTGGCTGA
- the LOC130986682 gene encoding uncharacterized protein LOC130986682, with the protein MAEERAKNDDEEKAIPRPKMAEKPSSGSLGAPTNSKPEIPNPNDFTTKKTNYAETAGNGGNKGRSCKGCLYYSSQFKSNSRNPLCVGVSRSIPNAPRYIVGKSEMEASKEGKVLRDFKYGCIGYSLYADQKNRTSDAPQSEPELPVCIGLEVLVDRKIKESLSDGNRLPQHQSPQPTNASRDEFLSRFTRNANLIANGVAKNIRRVGNQIKRNLDDIMYPYRKRPK; encoded by the exons ATGGCGGAAGAGAGAGCGAAGAACGACGACGAAGAGAAGGCGATTCCGCGCCCAAAAATGGCTGAAAAGCCCAGCTCCGGCTCACTTGGCGCTCCTACCAATTCTAAACCGGAAATTCCAAATCCGAACGATTTCACAACGAAGAAAACGAATTATGCTGAAACCGCTGGCAATGGCGGGAACAAGGGGAGATCGTGCAAAGGCTGCCTTTATTATTCTTCGCAATTTAAATCCAATTCTAGGAATCCACTCTGCGTTGGGGTCTCCCGTTCCATCCCTAATG CACCTCGGTATATTGTTGGGAAATCTGAGATGGAAGCATCAAAAGAGGGTAAGGTCCTCAGGGATTTTAAATATGGTTGCATTGGTTATTCTCTCTATGCCGACCAAAAGAACCGGACCTCTGATGCACCACAGTCTGAACCAGAATTGCCAGTCTGCATTGGACTTGAG GTTTTAGTGGATCGGAAAATTAAAGAATCTTTGTCTG ATGGAAACCGATTACCACAGCATCAGTCACCTCAGCCAACTAATGCCAGTCGGGATGAGTTTCTAAGCAG GTTTACTCGAAATGCAAACCTGATTGCAAACGGGGTAGCGAAGAACATCCGTAGAGTCGGGAACCAGATAAAGCGAAATCTGGATGATATTATGTACCCCTACAGAAAGAGACCAAAGTAG